The Stenotrophomonas indicatrix DNA segment AAGGGCATGCGTTGGATCCCAAAGGGGATGCAGGTGCAATACCTGGCCAAGGCCCGTGGCACGCTGCATGCGACGGCCTTGCCGGCGCAGCCGATCGTGGTGGCAGCCGAAGGCTACGCGCTGCCGGTGACGGTGAGCGTGCGCGACCACGCGGGCACGGACGTGTTCAGTGCGGTCATCGACATGTGGGTGTCGCCGGCGAAGTGATGTTGCCGCGAACGGCGCAGCCCCTCGTGGGTTGGTCGCTGGAAGCGGGTCATGGGTTGGGCCGGAGGGCTGGGATGCCCAGGGGACGCCGTGAATACGTCCCTGTAGGCTCGGGCGCGCCATCCATGGCGCTTACGCCCCTGCGCATCCCACCCCTCCGGCCTCTGACAGATCTCTGCGGCGTCCACCCACGCAAGAGAAAAAAGAAGAGCAAAAGCAAAAACAAAAGCGGCCGGTGGCCGCTTTTTCATGCGCGCAGAACCACGAGCGCAGCAACCCGCTGTTGCTCTTGATCTTCTTTTTCTTCTCCGTGGGCTGGCCGCGCACGGAACCTGTCAGGGGTGGGGCGGGTGGGCCGTGCAGGGGCGTTGGCGCCATGGATGGCGCCATCGAGCTTACAGGGACGTACTTGCAGCGTCCCCTGCACGGCCCACCCGCCCCGCCAAGCGCGGCTTTTGATCTAAGCGGCCAACCACGAGGGGCTCAGCCGTTGGCTGGAAACTCACGCCACAGCGCGAAGAATCAACGCCAGGATCGCCGGCACCGCCTGGATCATGAAAATGCGCCGGCTCACGCTGTAGGCGCCATAGCACCCCGCCACCACCACGCACGCCAGCGAGAACGTCACCAGCACCGGCTGCGCCAGCACCAGCCCCACCACGATGCCCGCCGCCAGGAAGCCGTTGTACAGACCCTGGTTGGCCGCCAGCACGCGCGTGGTCTCCGCCTTCTGCGGTGAATTGCGGAACGTCTTCAGGCCCAGCGGCCGGGTCCACAGGAACATCTCCAGCACCAGGAAATACAGGTGCAGCACGGCGACCAGCACGGTCAGCAGCAGCGCTAGCAATGACATCGACTCTCTCCTTTGGAAAGTTGGGGTCAGAGCCCTTTTCCAATGAAAAGGGATCTGACCCTGGATCACTCAACGGTCGCGCGGCAGCTTCTTTTCTTCGCGCAGCACGCCGAACGCCGCAGCGGTCATGCAGGCAGCCACCACCACGCCGCCGACGAATACCACGTGCGAGCCGAACAACGACAGCCCCTTGTGCAGCCAGGCGAAGGTCAGGTCGGCGCCGCGGTACACCACCGTGTCGATCGCTGCGCCGGCCTTGTAGCGCCACTGCCGGTCCACGCGGGTGTAGATGGTTTCGCGGGCCGGCTTGGCCAGGGCGAACTCGCTGGCGCGGGTCATCACCTGCACCACCGCCACCATCAGCGGCATCGGCGATGCGGCCAGCACCGAGAAGCCGATCAGGATCGCAAAACCGGGAATCAGCAACGCCGGCGCGATGCCGTGGCGCGACAGCAGCCAGCGGGTCAGCCCGAGCTGCATCAACAGCGCCAGCCCGTTCACCGCCAGGTCGATGCGCGAAAAGAAGGCTGTGGCAGCGCCTGCATCGGTGAACGAGGCACGCACGATGGTGGCCTGCTGGTTGTACAGCAACGTGCCGACACCCACGCCGAACAGCACCATGATCGCCAGCCAGCGCAGCAGGGGCTCGCGCGCGATCAGCTTCAGGCCATCAAGCACGCTGCCGCCCATTGGCTGCTCGCCGGACGCCAGTTGCTGCTCGCGCTCGCGCAGCACCGCCCAATGCCGCAGGCGCCAGATGCACAGCAGGCAGACGGCCAGGAAGCCGGCCGACACCAGCATCAGATTGGCAATACCGACCCGCTGCACCAGCGCACTGGTAATGATCGGGCCGAGGAAGGCGCCGACGGTACCCGCTGCACCTATATAGCCGTAGTACGCCCGTGCCTGCGCATTGGAGAAAACGTCGGCCATGAAGCTCCAGAACACCGCCACCGCAAACAGGTTGAAGACCGTGATCCAGAAGAAGAACGCCATGCCACGCCCCGGCATGCCGCTGTCGAACAGCGCATAGAAGCCCAGCAGGGTGGCGATGAAGAAGCCGTACACCGCCGGCAGGAACACCCGCCGCGGGAAGCGGCTGACCAGCCAGCCATAGACCGGCTGCAGGACCAGCATGATCACGAACACGCAGGAGAACAGGAACTGCAGGACGAAGTCCTTCAGGGCGATGCCATGGCTGGCGAACCAGGCGATCAACGCCACCGGGAACACCGTCTCCAGGTCGGCCGAAGCGGCCATCGCCTCGCGTACCGGCCGCAGCACGTAGTAGCCGCTGAGCAGGCAGAAGAAGTACAGGAACGACCACCACAGCGCCGGCGACTCGCGCAGCGCGGCCAGCAGGCCCTTCAGTGCCCCGCTCTCCCGCGCCGCGCTCACGCGGCTCCCCTCGCCCGCAAACGGCGGTTGGACAGCGGCATGGCGGGCTCCGGGGGCAGTGAAGCGCGTACGTTATCCAATGCACTGCAACATCGCCAGCGCAGGCGGCGCCGATGGCTGCAACGCAGTGTCACGGACTGGCCCGGCGGACACCTTGTGATACACGCTTTTCTGGCGTCAAAAATCCAACTTTTTCAACGAGATGCGCATTCATCTTCGCTTTGTTTGTGCACAGGCGAAAAGCGGCGCTAGAATCATCCCCAGCAGTCGCGCACGGGTTCCAACCGATGAAAAAGAACAGCCTGCGTCGTCCGATCCGTTCGGCGGCCACCGGTTTGCTGGGCATGTTGATGCCCCTTGCCTTGTCCACCACCGCGCAGACCCCGCCGGCGTTGCCGCCGATGCCGACCAACATCGAGACCGCTGCCGGTGGCGCCATCGCCCACACCCAGCCGGCGGCCTACCGCACCGGGCTGGTGCCGCAGGTGCAGTTGCCGGCCGCTGGCTTCAACGTCGCCAACATCGAATCGATGGCGCAGCAGCTCACCTATGGCGAGCGCGTGCCGGGCATGGCCGTGGCCATCGTGCAGGGCGGCCGCGTGCTCAGCGCGCGCGGCTACGGCGTCACCGACGTCAACAACCCGTTGCCGGTCGACGCCCACACCGTGTTCCGCCTGGCGTCGCTGTCCAAGGCCTTCGCCGGCACCATGGCTGGCCTGCTGGTCAACGATGGCACCCTGCGCTGGGACAGCAAGGTCACCGACTATGTGCCGGGCTTCCGCCTGAACTCGCCGGAGGCCACCGACCGCCTCACCGTGGCCGATGTACTCAGCCACCGCGTCGGCCTGCCGTACAACGCCTACGACCGCGACATCGAAGGCAATGCCGAGTACTACGCGCTGACCCAGAAGCTGGCCAACACCGGCCTGAAGTGCCTGCCGGGCGACTGCTACGCCTACCAGAACGTGGCCTTCAGCCTGATCGGCGACGTCGTGTATGCGGCCTCCGGCAGCTTCTACGAGCAGTCGGTCGAACGCCGCATCTTCAAGCCGCTGGGCATGAACGATGCCAGCCTCGGCCTGGCCGGCATCCAGGCCAGCTCGCGCTGGGCACGCCCGCACGTGCGCAGCCGCAACGGCTGGGTGTCGCTGACGCCGAAGCCGACCTATTACCGCGTGGCCCCGGCTGCCGGTGTCAACGCCAGTGCCAGTGACATGGCGCAGTGGCTGCTGGCCCATACCGGCCACCGTCCTGACGTGCTGCCGGCACCGCTGCTGGCCACCCTGCACTCCAGCCTGATCAACACGCCCGGCGAGATGCGCTCGGGCTGGCGCCGCGAACGCCTGCACTCGGCCGGCTACGCGCTGGGCTGGCGCACCTTCGACTACGCCGGTCACGATGTGGTGTTCCATGCCGGCGCCGTGCAGGGTTACCGTGGTCTGGTGGCATTGGTGCCCGAGCGCGACCTCGGCATCGCCATCATGTGGAACGGTGAAAGCAGCCTGCCCAGCGGCCTGTTGCCGACCGTGCTCGACGCAGCCCTCGGCCTGCCGTCGCAGCGTTGGCTGGACGTGGACACCGACTTCGGCAGCGACAATCTGATGGCCGAGGGTGCCGCCCCGGCACAGCAGGACAAGCGCAAGGGCAAGGGAGCCTCGGGCAACCGCGCGGTGGCCTCGCCGCGCTGAGCTGGCGAACTCGACGTTGAGCAGAAGGGCGGCCCTCGGTCGCCCTTTTTGCGTCAGCGACCTCCACGCGGCGCCAAGCCCTGCCCGGCCGCGCGTCGACGATGCTAGTGGGCGAAGTAGTGCATTCCCCCATCCACCGGAATCACCGCGCCGGTGATGTACCCCGCCAACGGTGAGGCCAGGAACGCTACCAGGTGGGCCACCTCCTCCGGTTCGCCGAAACGCCCCATCGGGATGTTGCGGGCGATGAACTCACGTCGGCTCTCTTCGGTGGGATGCAGCCGATCCAGGATCTGCGCGCTGTTGATACGCCCCGGGGCGATCGAGTTGATGGTGATGCCCTCGCCCGCCACGTCGCAGGACAGCCCCTTGCTCCACAGATGCAGCGCCGCCTTCGCCGGGCTCGCAGCATTCACCGCGCGCGGCTCCATCGACCCGCTGAGGTTGATGACACGCCCCCAGCCATTGGCCCGCATCGACGGCAGCAACGCCTGTGTCAGCCGTCGTGCCGCCGAGAAGTTCAGCGCCATCGCCTCGTCCCACACCTCATCTGCTGCAGCCACCCCGGCCAACCGTGCACCACCGGCTGCATTGACCAGGATATCCACGCGCTGCAGCGCCTCCAGCGATGCGCTGGCGATGCGTTGCACATCGTCGGCGTCGGTCAGATCACCCATCACCACGACCGGTACCGGCCCACCCGCCGCCTCGATCGCGGCCGCCACCGACTGCAACGGCGCCTGCCGCCGCGCGGTGATCGCCACGCGCACACCCAGCGTTGCCAGCACCCGCGCGACACCGGCGCCGATGCCACTGCCTGCGCCGGTGACCAGCGCGGTACGTCCTTCAAGATCCAGTTTCATGTGTTGCCCTGCCAGGTTCTGCCGGCCCATCTGGCCGTGCGGACATGCTCTTTGAATACCTTCGATTGATAAACTTCGGCGAGGTTTCAACATTCAGAACCCGGGGTGTCAGATGAACCTGTTGGAGAGCATGCAGGTCTATGTGCTGGCCGTGGAAAAGGGCAGCCTCAGTGCCGCGGCGTCGGCACTGGACATCTCCGCGACGATGGCCGGCAAGCACCTGCGCGCCCTGGAGGAACGGCT contains these protein-coding regions:
- a CDS encoding NTP/NDP exchange transporter, which gives rise to MSAARESGALKGLLAALRESPALWWSFLYFFCLLSGYYVLRPVREAMAASADLETVFPVALIAWFASHGIALKDFVLQFLFSCVFVIMLVLQPVYGWLVSRFPRRVFLPAVYGFFIATLLGFYALFDSGMPGRGMAFFFWITVFNLFAVAVFWSFMADVFSNAQARAYYGYIGAAGTVGAFLGPIITSALVQRVGIANLMLVSAGFLAVCLLCIWRLRHWAVLREREQQLASGEQPMGGSVLDGLKLIAREPLLRWLAIMVLFGVGVGTLLYNQQATIVRASFTDAGAATAFFSRIDLAVNGLALLMQLGLTRWLLSRHGIAPALLIPGFAILIGFSVLAASPMPLMVAVVQVMTRASEFALAKPARETIYTRVDRQWRYKAGAAIDTVVYRGADLTFAWLHKGLSLFGSHVVFVGGVVVAACMTAAAFGVLREEKKLPRDR
- a CDS encoding SDR family NAD(P)-dependent oxidoreductase, with the translated sequence MKLDLEGRTALVTGAGSGIGAGVARVLATLGVRVAITARRQAPLQSVAAAIEAAGGPVPVVVMGDLTDADDVQRIASASLEALQRVDILVNAAGGARLAGVAAADEVWDEAMALNFSAARRLTQALLPSMRANGWGRVINLSGSMEPRAVNAASPAKAALHLWSKGLSCDVAGEGITINSIAPGRINSAQILDRLHPTEESRREFIARNIPMGRFGEPEEVAHLVAFLASPLAGYITGAVIPVDGGMHYFAH
- a CDS encoding serine hydrolase domain-containing protein, producing the protein MKKNSLRRPIRSAATGLLGMLMPLALSTTAQTPPALPPMPTNIETAAGGAIAHTQPAAYRTGLVPQVQLPAAGFNVANIESMAQQLTYGERVPGMAVAIVQGGRVLSARGYGVTDVNNPLPVDAHTVFRLASLSKAFAGTMAGLLVNDGTLRWDSKVTDYVPGFRLNSPEATDRLTVADVLSHRVGLPYNAYDRDIEGNAEYYALTQKLANTGLKCLPGDCYAYQNVAFSLIGDVVYAASGSFYEQSVERRIFKPLGMNDASLGLAGIQASSRWARPHVRSRNGWVSLTPKPTYYRVAPAAGVNASASDMAQWLLAHTGHRPDVLPAPLLATLHSSLINTPGEMRSGWRRERLHSAGYALGWRTFDYAGHDVVFHAGAVQGYRGLVALVPERDLGIAIMWNGESSLPSGLLPTVLDAALGLPSQRWLDVDTDFGSDNLMAEGAAPAQQDKRKGKGASGNRAVASPR
- a CDS encoding DUF1304 domain-containing protein codes for the protein MSLLALLLTVLVAVLHLYFLVLEMFLWTRPLGLKTFRNSPQKAETTRVLAANQGLYNGFLAAGIVVGLVLAQPVLVTFSLACVVVAGCYGAYSVSRRIFMIQAVPAILALILRAVA